A section of the Drosophila subobscura isolate 14011-0131.10 chromosome A, UCBerk_Dsub_1.0, whole genome shotgun sequence genome encodes:
- the LOC117903498 gene encoding uncharacterized protein LOC117903498 has protein sequence MLSHSEQRNLRSLSQLSVSALCETHNLFSIDKTSNAQSKMEFRYSRYNTVSRFSRDSVAIVQVVYSIKRPATIEDIFDAVDLQYQPQLEDLNFWKNVEEKLDMAIDRGFIREDHGYYAVVHSHRQQANDQ, from the exons ATGCTTTCACACTCCGAACAAAGAAATCTTCGATCTCTCAGTCAACTGAGCGTCAGTGCTCTCTGTGAAACTCACAATCTATTTTCAATCGATAAGACTAGCAACGCGCAAAGTAAGATGGAATTCCGCTACTCCCGATACAATACAGTGTCTCGATTCTCGCGAGACTCTGTGGCGATTGTGCAGGTGGTGTACAGCATCAAGCGTCCAGCCACCATCGAAGATATCTTTGACGCGGTCGACCTACAGTATCAG CCCCAGCTCGAAGATTTGAACTTTTGGAAAAATGTCGAGGAGAAGCTCGACATGGCCATAGACCGTGGATTCATTCGGGAGGATCACGGGTACTATGCCGTGGTGCATTCTCACCGCCAACAAGCCAATGATCAGTGA
- the LOC117903497 gene encoding C-type lectin 37Da — MRRSQWNPCGGGVVVLLLLLLAGGWSLAWAYLPDVNIFTNYRTEVYNGIPSEIDTTPFVRIADNYYYIETMNKVNWFQAAGACRLMNAHLASIEDKAEMEALIKYMKAKGFKNNDYFWISGNDLGTEGAFYWLSNGRPMTYAPWNGPKQMPDNYGGNENCVHMFATREMINDANCKIQMLYVCEAREPKTFKFTYIKW, encoded by the exons ATGCGTCGCTCTCAATGGAACCcctgtggtggtggtgtggtggtgctgctgctgctgctcctggcggGCGGCTGGAGCCTGGCCTGGGCCTATCTGCCCGATGTGAACATCTTCACCAACTACCGCACCGAGGTGTACAATG GCATACCCTCGGAGATTGATACGACGCCGTTTGTGAGAATTGCGGACAACTATTACTACATCGAGACGATGAACAAGGTGAATTGGTTTCAGGCGGCCGGTGCCTGTCGCCTGATGAACGCCCATTTGGCTTCCATTGAGGACAAGGCGGAAATGGAAGCGCTGATTAAGTATATGAAGGCCAAGGGGTTTAAGAACAACGATTACTTTTGGATATCGGGCAATGATCTGGGCACTGAGGGTGCCTTCTATTGGCTGTCCAATGGCCGACCCATGACCTATGCCCCCTGGAATGGGCCCAAACAAATGCCGGACAACTATGGGGGCAACGAGAACTGTGTCCATATGTTCGCCACTCGCGAAATGATCAACGATGCCAACTGCAAGATCCAGATGCTGTATGTCTGCGAAGCCAGAGAGCCGAAAACCtttaaatttacatacatcaAATGGTAG
- the LOC117903496 gene encoding serine protease persephone, translating into MNQSTKLPLLLLLLLPFAAGATPAISPLSQRGIIFPKESFDDCFLDDAKQLAGTCKLMQDCPPALKRWLDKRESPKTCYFVKFDHYICCEPDKQPLIDTTTTTTTTTERPTLPPLPPFKKRPSVLACYDYNDVKQLNERDITFVVSVVGGKPTAYREYPFMAALGWRSNFDERIYYRCGGALIAPTFVLTAAHCIDFGGAQPSQVRLGGDNLTLATGEDFNIKRVVIHPEYDASSAYNDIALLELQLNDQLQAPSLRPTCLWDQHELADTELMAIGYGQTRFAGLSSSQLLKAPLQHVRNEQCQIHYPAETLSLGVVPTQLCAGDATRQRDTCQGDSGGPLIMQNGPFGYVVGITSLGQGCASGPPSVYTRVSSYVSWIEGIVWPGGYKEQTPLPPAPEFDLRGTV; encoded by the exons ATGAACCAGTCCACAaagctgccgttgctgctgctgctgctgctcccattTGCGGCAG GGGCCACACCTGCCATCAGTCCGCTGTCGCAGCGTGGCATCATCTTTCCCAAGGAGTCCTTTGACGACTGCTTCCTGGACGATGCCAAGCAACTGGCCGGCACCTGCAAGCTAATGCAGGACTGCCCACCGGCACTGAAGCGTTGGCTGGACAAGCGAGAATCGCCCAAGACTTGCTATTTTGTTAAATTCGATCACTACATTTGCTGTGAGCCGGATAAACAGCCACTGATCgacaccaccacaaccacaacaacaacaactgagCGACCCACACTGCCCCCTCTGCCGCCATTCAAGAAGCGCCCCAGCGTTCTGG CGTGCTACGACTACAACGATGTGAAGCAGCTCAACGAACGCGACATTACGTTCGTGGTGTCGGTGGTGGGGGGAAAACCGACAGCCTACCGGGAGTACCCCTTCATGGCGGCCCTTGGCTGGCGGTCCAATTTCGACGAGCGGATCTACTATCGCTGCGGCGGTGCCCTGATCGCACCCACATTTGTGCTCACGGCAGCTCATTGCATTGACTTTGGCGG CGCTCAGCCCAGTCAGGTGCGTTTGGGTGGCGATAATCTCACGCTGGCCACGGGCGAGGATTTCAACATTAAGCGCGTTGTCATACATCCGGAGTACGATGCCAGCTCGGCGTACAATGACATCGCCCTGCTGGAGTTGCAGCTGAATGACCAGTTGCAGGCGCCTTCACTGCGTCCCACTTGCTTGTGGGACCAGCATGAGCTGGCCGACACAGAGCTGATGGCCATTGGCTATGGCCAGACGCGCTTTGCGGgcctctcctcctcccagcTGCTGAAGGCGCCCCTGCAGCATGTGCGCAACGAGCAGTGCCAGATCCACTATCCAGCCGAGACACTCTCGCTGGGCGTGGTGCCCACGCAGCTGTGTGCAGGCGATGCCACTCGCCAGCGTGATACGTGCCAGGGTGACTCCGGTGGCCCACTGATCATGCAGAACGGACCCTTCGGCTATGTGGTGGGCATCACATCGCTGGGCCAGGGCTGTGCCAGCGGTCCACCCTCGGTGTATACCCGTGTCTCCAGCTATGTGTCCTGGATCGAGGGCATTGTGTGGCCCGGTGGCTACAAGGAGCAGACACCACTGCCGCCTGCGCCCGAATTCGATCTGAGAGGAACGGTCTGA